A portion of the Rhinopithecus roxellana isolate Shanxi Qingling chromosome 19, ASM756505v1, whole genome shotgun sequence genome contains these proteins:
- the NPB gene encoding neuropeptide B: MARPATLAAATLALCLLLAPPGLAWYKPAAGRSSYSVGRAAGLLSGFRRSPYARRSRPHRGAEPPGRAGASPEPQLHPRLRSLAVCVQDVAPNLQRCERLPDGRGTSQCKADVFLSLRSADCRAP, from the exons ATGGCCCGGCCCGCGACACTGGCGGCCGCCACCCTGGCGCTGTGCCTGCTGCTGGCGCCGCCCGGCCTCGCGTGGTACAAGCCGGCGGCGGGGCGCAGCTCCTACTCTGTGGGCCGCGCCGCGGGGCTGCTGTCCGGCTTCCGCAGGTCCCCGTACGCGCGGCGCTCCCGGCCGCACAGAGGGGCGGAACCCCCGGGCCGGGCCGGCGCCTCCCCGGAGCCGCAACTGCACCCCAGACTGCGGAGCCTC GCCGTGTGCGTCCAGGACGTCGCTCCGAACCTGCAGAGGTGCGAGCGGCTGCCCGACGGCCGCGGGACCTCCCAGTGCAAGGCGGACGTCTTCCTGTCCCTGCGCTCAGCCGACTGCCGCGCCCCCTGA